One Campylobacter sputorum subsp. sputorum DNA segment encodes these proteins:
- a CDS encoding TOBE domain-containing protein, with protein sequence MKIGARNQIKTQITEIKTGSVNSLISAKSSCGKVFKATVTVESEKNLDLKVGKEAYFIFKAINVIISKDNSLKFSATNQITGKVKDIELGDVMSKITINSDGLEISSVITKESTQSLNLKQGDSVTAMIKATNIIVGVK encoded by the coding sequence ATGAAAATAGGTGCAAGAAATCAAATCAAAACACAAATTACCGAGATAAAAACAGGAAGTGTTAATTCTCTCATAAGTGCAAAATCATCTTGCGGTAAAGTTTTCAAGGCAACAGTTACGGTTGAATCTGAAAAAAATCTAGACTTAAAAGTTGGAAAAGAGGCTTATTTTATATTTAAGGCAATAAATGTAATCATTTCAAAAGATAACTCTTTGAAATTTAGTGCAACAAATCAAATAACTGGAAAAGTAAAAGATATCGAACTAGGCGATGTAATGTCTAAAATCACAATAAATTCAGATGGCTTAGAAATTTCATCAGTCATAACAAAAGAATCCACTCAAAGCTTAAATTTAAAACAAGGCGACAGCGTTACAGCTATGATAAAAGCTACAAATATAATCGTTGGCGTAAAATAA
- the rplT gene encoding 50S ribosomal protein L20 — translation MARVKTGVVRRRRHKKVLKLARGFYSARHKHFRKAKEQLERSLCYAYRDRRAKKRDFRRLWIVRINAACRLNDISYSKFMNGLRKSGIQLDRKILADMAMNDAAAFSAVVKQAKAAL, via the coding sequence ATGGCAAGAGTAAAAACAGGCGTAGTTAGAAGAAGACGCCATAAAAAAGTTTTAAAACTAGCAAGAGGTTTTTATAGTGCAAGACACAAACATTTTAGAAAAGCAAAAGAGCAATTAGAAAGAAGTTTGTGTTATGCTTATAGAGATAGAAGAGCAAAAAAACGCGATTTTAGAAGATTGTGGATAGTTAGAATAAATGCAGCTTGCAGACTAAATGATATTAGTTATTCTAAATTTATGAATGGACTTAGAAAATCAGGCATACAACTTGATAGAAAAATTTTAGCAGATATGGCTATGAATGATGCAGCTGCATTTAGTGCAGTTGTAAAACAAGCTAAGGCTGCTCTTTAA
- the rpmI gene encoding 50S ribosomal protein L35 produces MPKMKSIRGAAKRFKVGKNKIKRGSAFRSHILTKMSQKRKRNLRAPGYVDSTNVTAVKKMLCKA; encoded by the coding sequence ATGCCAAAAATGAAATCTATTCGTGGTGCTGCTAAGCGTTTTAAAGTTGGTAAAAACAAGATAAAAAGAGGCTCAGCTTTTAGAAGTCATATCTTGACCAAAATGTCTCAAAAACGCAAAAGGAACTTAAGAGCTCCTGGTTATGTTGATTCTACAAATGTAACCGCAGTTAAAAAAATGCTTTGCAAAGCATAA
- a CDS encoding DUF1104 domain-containing protein: protein MKKVLFTSLVLATMLFGADLSDKMGSEIISGINSSDTSSLADAAFEIRKRANNNYNEISKMCQSFHNIMKAEMMSKNPADRQAFRDDFHKKLSERINTLSSSQKADFDFAICKKYISNAGMSKGGCGMMNGSGMGKGMKNGSGMSKDMMDNHMQHNH, encoded by the coding sequence ATGAAAAAAGTTTTATTTACTAGTTTGGTTTTAGCTACAATGCTATTTGGTGCAGATTTGAGTGATAAAATGGGAAGCGAGATAATCTCAGGTATCAATAGCTCTGATACATCAAGCTTAGCTGACGCTGCTTTTGAGATAAGAAAAAGAGCAAATAATAACTATAATGAAATTTCAAAAATGTGTCAAAGTTTTCATAATATTATGAAAGCCGAGATGATGAGTAAAAATCCTGCTGACAGACAAGCTTTTAGAGATGATTTTCATAAAAAATTAAGTGAGCGTATAAATACACTTAGTTCATCTCAAAAGGCGGATTTTGATTTTGCTATTTGTAAAAAATATATTTCAAATGCAGGTATGTCAAAAGGCGGATGTGGTATGATGAATGGTTCAGGTATGGGCAAAGGTATGAAAAATGGCAGCGGCATGAGTAAAGATATGATGGATAATCACATGCAGCATAATCACTAA
- a CDS encoding sensor histidine kinase — translation MSHKKHFLPIFLLYMITSTAFLSIFCIFLYKFYYSEIIKEANLELRNHTNEIFSAIRMDLNLNDILETLKEHEINANIHDNIENNFILKEFDIPNLQDDNLQNEKYKIYFLDDVTYMKTEFFYRLRPMPMHNPKSFTITLKTQKYAKLMSLFIIKLGIGFLCMFFIFLLISYFIIKLSFKPLLLHIEKLNSFIKDTTHEINTPLCVILMSIEMFQTDPKKYLNNIKIASKTLSNLYNYLVFLTLKSPKNEPKELNLKEIIKNRIDYFEVMAEQNSLKIEQNLKEVLLKTDENKFKMIFDNILNNAIKYASKDSIISVNLDNNGFSITNFGEEISKENLEKIYDKFTRFNQNRGGFGIGLSLVKKFADELNFIVRCESSNKITTFSVKFA, via the coding sequence ATGTCTCATAAAAAACATTTTTTGCCTATTTTTTTGCTTTATATGATTACAAGCACTGCGTTTTTATCTATATTTTGTATTTTTTTATATAAATTTTACTACTCAGAAATAATCAAAGAAGCAAATTTAGAACTAAGAAATCACACAAATGAGATTTTTAGTGCCATTAGAATGGATTTAAATTTAAATGATATTTTAGAGACTTTAAAAGAGCATGAAATAAATGCAAATATACATGATAACATTGAAAATAACTTTATATTAAAAGAATTTGATATTCCTAATTTGCAAGATGATAATTTACAAAATGAAAAGTATAAAATATATTTTTTAGACGATGTTACTTATATGAAAACCGAGTTTTTTTATAGATTAAGGCCCATGCCTATGCATAACCCAAAATCATTTACTATAACTTTAAAAACTCAGAAATATGCTAAGCTTATGTCATTATTTATCATAAAACTTGGCATTGGTTTTTTGTGTATGTTTTTCATTTTTCTGCTTATTTCGTATTTTATCATCAAACTATCATTTAAGCCGCTTTTGCTTCATATAGAAAAACTTAATTCATTTATAAAAGATACAACGCACGAGATAAACACGCCGCTTTGTGTGATATTAATGAGTATAGAGATGTTTCAAACAGATCCTAAAAAATATCTTAATAATATCAAAATAGCTTCGAAAACACTTTCAAATTTATATAATTATCTTGTTTTTTTAACATTAAAATCGCCAAAAAATGAACCAAAAGAGTTAAATTTAAAAGAAATTATAAAAAATCGCATAGATTATTTTGAAGTTATGGCAGAGCAAAACTCTCTAAAAATAGAACAAAATTTAAAAGAAGTTTTACTTAAAACGGATGAAAATAAATTTAAAATGATATTTGATAATATATTAAACAATGCTATAAAATATGCTAGTAAAGATAGTATAATCAGTGTAAATTTGGATAACAATGGTTTTAGTATAACAAATTTTGGCGAAGAGATAAGCAAGGAAAATTTAGAAAAAATTTATGATAAATTTACAAGATTTAATCAAAATCGTGGTGGCTTTGGAATAGGGCTAAGCTTGGTTAAAAAATTTGCAGATGAGTTAAATTTTATCGTAAGATGTGAAAGCTCAAATAAAATCACTACTTTTAGTGTTAAATTTGCTTAA
- a CDS encoding response regulator transcription factor, producing MSKILIIEDELMLQDMMSSYLEANGYEITTVANYDNGLSLAYEKSFDLWIFDVKIIGGSGFNLLEELRKNGKNTPCIFTTSLNTIEDLNIGFKVGCDDYIKKPFELKELLLRVQNLLKREFFHNSNKVLNLGNELSYDISSKTLFNGKKDAGLSKKENELLALFLKNQNKILSREQIYEALWDYDEIPSEMSLRVYIRNLRKILGDEKIISKSKIGYIYVS from the coding sequence ATGAGTAAAATTTTAATAATAGAAGATGAGCTTATGCTTCAAGATATGATGAGTTCGTATCTTGAAGCAAATGGTTATGAGATAACAACTGTTGCAAATTATGATAATGGCTTAAGCTTGGCTTATGAAAAGAGTTTTGATTTGTGGATATTTGATGTCAAAATAATAGGTGGGAGTGGTTTTAATCTTTTAGAAGAGCTTAGAAAAAATGGCAAAAACACGCCTTGTATTTTTACAACTTCTTTAAATACAATAGAAGATTTAAATATCGGTTTTAAGGTTGGTTGTGATGATTATATAAAAAAGCCTTTTGAACTCAAAGAACTACTTTTAAGGGTGCAAAATTTACTAAAAAGAGAGTTTTTTCATAATTCAAATAAAGTTTTAAATTTAGGTAATGAACTAAGTTATGATATATCATCAAAAACGCTTTTTAATGGCAAAAAAGATGCCGGACTTAGCAAAAAAGAAAATGAACTTTTAGCACTTTTTTTAAAAAATCAAAACAAAATTCTTTCAAGAGAACAAATTTACGAAGCTTTGTGGGATTATGATGAGATTCCAAGTGAGATGAGTTTGAGAGTTTATATAAGAAATTTACGCAAAATTTTAGGAGATGAAAAGATAATTTCAAAATCAAAAATAGGCTATATTTATGTCTCATAA
- a CDS encoding aldehyde dehydrogenase family protein, with protein MSKLQENYGLFIDGEFVKAENSATIDTYNPANGKKIASIADASKDDVDKAYKAARKAFDKFRHSTVTERSKILNKIAEIIDENAKFLAEVESMENGKPIRETLNVDIPYAAEHFRYFAGVIQGEEGSSNVLDEKQLSIVLREPIGVVGQIVPWNFPFLMAAWKLAPVIAAGDTSVFKPSSETSLSVLELMRLIKDVLPKGVVNVVTGKGSKAGEYLKNHPGLDKLAFTGSTEIGRDIALAAAEKLIPATLELGGKSANIIYADASWEKALDGVQMGILFNQGQVCCAGSRIFVEEAIYDKFVDALVEKFKAIKVGDPLDPNTQMGSQINENQAKKILDYVEIGKKEGATVAVGGKNANCGKSFVEPTLLTNVTNDMRVAREEIFGPVGVVIKFKNYDELIKMVNDSEYGLGGGVFTNDITKALNTARAMETGRVWVNCYNQIPAGSPFGGYKNSGIGRETHKVILEHYTQMKNIMIDLTGKISGFY; from the coding sequence ATGTCTAAGTTACAAGAAAATTATGGTTTGTTTATAGATGGAGAGTTTGTAAAAGCTGAAAATTCAGCTACAATCGACACTTACAATCCTGCAAACGGTAAAAAAATAGCAAGCATTGCAGATGCAAGTAAAGATGATGTAGATAAAGCTTACAAGGCAGCTAGAAAAGCATTTGATAAATTTAGACATAGCACAGTAACTGAGCGAAGCAAAATACTAAATAAAATAGCTGAAATTATAGATGAGAATGCTAAATTTTTAGCAGAAGTTGAAAGTATGGAAAATGGAAAACCTATACGAGAAACGCTAAATGTTGATATACCTTATGCTGCGGAGCATTTTAGGTATTTTGCTGGTGTTATACAAGGCGAAGAGGGAAGTTCAAATGTTTTGGATGAAAAACAGCTTTCTATAGTTTTAAGAGAGCCAATTGGCGTGGTCGGTCAGATAGTTCCGTGGAATTTTCCATTTTTAATGGCTGCTTGGAAGTTGGCTCCTGTTATAGCCGCTGGAGATACAAGCGTGTTTAAACCATCATCTGAGACAAGTTTGAGTGTTTTAGAGTTAATGAGGCTTATAAAAGATGTTTTGCCAAAAGGTGTTGTAAATGTTGTTACTGGAAAAGGCTCAAAAGCAGGAGAGTATCTAAAAAATCATCCAGGTTTAGATAAACTTGCATTTACTGGTTCAACCGAGATAGGTAGAGATATAGCTTTAGCGGCTGCAGAAAAACTTATACCAGCTACACTTGAACTTGGCGGCAAAAGTGCAAATATCATATATGCTGATGCAAGCTGGGAAAAAGCACTTGATGGTGTGCAGATGGGAATTTTGTTTAATCAAGGTCAGGTTTGTTGTGCGGGAAGTAGAATTTTTGTAGAAGAAGCAATTTATGATAAATTTGTAGATGCTTTGGTTGAAAAATTTAAAGCTATAAAAGTTGGAGATCCACTAGATCCAAATACTCAAATGGGCTCACAGATAAATGAAAATCAAGCTAAAAAAATTTTAGATTATGTTGAGATTGGTAAAAAAGAAGGTGCAACTGTAGCAGTTGGCGGAAAAAACGCAAATTGCGGCAAAAGCTTTGTGGAGCCAACTTTACTAACAAATGTAACAAATGATATGAGAGTTGCAAGAGAGGAGATTTTTGGTCCTGTTGGCGTTGTGATTAAATTTAAAAACTATGATGAGCTTATAAAAATGGTAAATGATAGTGAGTATGGTTTAGGTGGCGGTGTGTTTACAAACGATATCACAAAAGCACTAAATACCGCAAGAGCTATGGAAACTGGTCGTGTTTGGGTAAATTGTTACAATCAAATTCCAGCTGGTTCTCCATTTGGCGGATATAAAAACTCAGGCATTGGAAGAGAAACTCATAAAGTCATTTTAGAGCACTATACTCAAATGAAAAATATTATGATAGATTTAACAGGAAAAATAAGCGGATTTTATTAA
- a CDS encoding replicative DNA helicase, whose product MNSNLFDISMERAILKSIIYNNDMFSEVYDIIKPGDFYLKSHSDVFKSMIICMNENLPIDTSFLKKKLGNDYDEQTLVEILATNSIIDIKPYAKELKDKSIKRSLVKLAHKIPQKVSEDINSLDMVDNISKDLYELVDENKDARIKESPEIVSEVASYLREQKDKDDRDIVGIDTGFRELNEMTKGFKKGELIIIAGRPGMGKTTLVLNLMLNVAYNGGGVVMFSLEMDAMQVMLRMMSSKTSIPLQDLLSAKLNDDQWSRISDASQALSEKKIFIHDGGYVNIHQVRSQLRKLKAAHGEISLCVIDYIGLMTSSSSFNERHLQVAEISRGLKLLARELDMPIIALSQLNRSLEARNDKTPMLSDLRESGAIEQDADLILFVYREEIYLEKEEKEREKKAKLEGKEYQRNFIPNKLEEDAEIIVGKNRNGPTGRVNVIFHKEYSRFVDKNYMGPSEISTFEE is encoded by the coding sequence ATAAACTCAAATCTCTTTGACATAAGTATGGAAAGAGCTATTTTAAAAAGTATAATATATAATAACGATATGTTTTCAGAGGTTTATGACATTATAAAACCAGGGGATTTTTATCTAAAAAGTCATAGCGATGTGTTTAAATCTATGATAATTTGTATGAATGAAAACTTACCGATAGATACTTCTTTTCTTAAGAAAAAACTAGGAAATGACTATGATGAACAAACTTTAGTAGAAATTTTAGCAACAAATAGCATAATTGATATAAAACCATATGCAAAAGAGCTAAAAGATAAATCAATAAAACGCTCATTAGTAAAACTTGCACACAAAATACCACAAAAAGTTAGCGAAGATATAAATTCTCTTGATATGGTTGATAATATTAGTAAAGATTTATATGAGTTAGTTGATGAAAATAAAGACGCCAGGATAAAAGAAAGTCCTGAAATAGTCTCAGAAGTTGCAAGTTATTTAAGAGAGCAAAAAGACAAAGATGATAGAGATATAGTTGGCATAGATACAGGTTTTAGAGAATTAAACGAGATGACAAAAGGCTTTAAAAAGGGCGAACTTATCATAATAGCAGGTCGTCCTGGTATGGGTAAAACAACTCTTGTTTTAAATTTAATGTTAAATGTTGCATATAATGGTGGTGGGGTCGTTATGTTTTCACTTGAAATGGATGCAATGCAGGTAATGCTTAGAATGATGAGTTCAAAAACCTCTATACCATTGCAAGATCTTTTAAGTGCAAAACTAAACGATGATCAGTGGAGTAGGATTAGCGATGCATCACAAGCTCTTAGCGAAAAGAAAATCTTTATTCACGATGGCGGATATGTAAATATCCATCAAGTTCGCTCTCAACTTCGCAAACTAAAAGCAGCCCATGGCGAAATTTCTTTATGCGTTATAGACTACATAGGACTTATGACAAGTTCTAGCTCATTTAACGAAAGACATTTACAGGTTGCTGAAATTTCAAGAGGATTAAAACTACTAGCAAGAGAACTTGATATGCCAATAATCGCACTTTCACAACTAAACAGAAGCTTAGAAGCAAGAAATGATAAAACGCCAATGCTTAGCGATTTAAGAGAAAGTGGTGCTATAGAGCAAGATGCTGACTTAATCTTATTTGTTTATAGAGAAGAAATTTATCTTGAAAAAGAAGAAAAAGAAAGAGAGAAAAAAGCCAAGCTTGAAGGTAAAGAATATCAAAGAAATTTCATACCAAACAAATTAGAAGAAGATGCTGAAATAATCGTAGGCAAAAACAGAAATGGTCCAACAGGTAGAGTAAATGTGATATTTCACAAAGAATACTCAAGATTTGTCGATAAAAACTACATGGGACCTAGCGAAATTTCAACTTTTGAAGAGTAG
- a CDS encoding YihY/virulence factor BrkB family protein, protein MRQKLKNIYDKIYKTANLVYDEDLMHFSASLSFHTLLSIIPVLLISFSIFTQLPSFDEYYIKIKNFVFSSLLPTHQDTVSTYVEQFLKNSSSLGFIGFGAIIFTSIMFFSDYEYIINKITGAKSRGFWRNVSSYWTLITLAPLGLGASFFLSNKIQSILDSNYLTDWINILAILPYIIIWAIFCVTYTISINKKIDIKNIIIASFLASLAWDISKIGFVAYAVYNKTYLSIYGSFSVLLFFFVWIYLSWIIFLYGVRICKILDDLDKSKKWQNSEQNDKNSDEFVSNGD, encoded by the coding sequence TTGAGACAAAAATTAAAAAATATTTATGATAAAATATATAAAACCGCAAATCTTGTATATGACGAAGATTTGATGCATTTTTCGGCAAGTCTTAGCTTTCATACGCTTCTTTCTATCATACCTGTTTTGCTTATCTCTTTTAGTATTTTTACACAACTTCCAAGTTTTGATGAGTATTATATAAAGATAAAAAATTTTGTTTTTTCTTCGCTTTTACCAACTCATCAAGATACGGTTTCAACCTATGTAGAGCAGTTTTTAAAAAACTCTTCAAGTCTTGGTTTTATTGGATTTGGTGCGATAATTTTTACATCTATTATGTTTTTTAGTGATTATGAGTATATTATAAATAAAATAACAGGTGCAAAAAGTAGAGGATTTTGGAGAAATGTTAGTTCGTATTGGACGCTTATAACCTTAGCTCCACTTGGACTTGGGGCTTCTTTTTTTCTATCAAATAAAATACAAAGTATTTTAGACTCAAACTATCTAACTGATTGGATAAACATACTTGCTATACTTCCATATATAATCATTTGGGCGATATTTTGCGTTACTTATACTATATCAATAAACAAAAAAATAGATATAAAAAACATAATCATAGCTTCATTTTTAGCCAGTCTTGCTTGGGATATATCTAAGATAGGTTTTGTTGCATATGCGGTTTATAATAAAACTTATCTTAGCATATATGGGTCATTTTCTGTGCTTTTGTTTTTCTTTGTGTGGATATATCTTTCGTGGATAATATTTTTATATGGCGTTAGAATTTGCAAGATTTTAGATGATTTAGATAAGAGTAAAAAATGGCAAAATTCCGAACAAAACGACAAAAACAGCGACGAATTTGTATCTAATGGCGATTAA
- the ispG gene encoding flavodoxin-dependent (E)-4-hydroxy-3-methylbut-2-enyl-diphosphate synthase: MQRYKTKKIFVGDVAVGGDAPISVQSMTFSKTKDIAATLEQINRLYFAGANIVRCAVLDHEDAKALKEIKKQSPLPIVSDIHFNYRLALEVAPFVDAVRINPGNIGGKERIKAVVDACKERKIPIRIGVNWGSLEKQFEEKYGRNVEAMIESGLYNIKLLEDFDFNDIAISLKSSDTVQTVAAYRKLRPLVDYPFHLGVTEAGTKFHATIKSAMALGSLLMEGIGDTMRVSITGELEEEIKVAKAILQDSGRQQSGINIISCPTCGRLQSDLVSVVKMVEEKTAHIKEPLNVSVMGCVVNALGEAKGADVAIAFGKDGGLVIRHGEIVAKMPQDKILDKFLDELNDEIKIRNGK, encoded by the coding sequence ATGCAAAGATATAAAACAAAAAAAATATTTGTTGGAGATGTTGCAGTTGGTGGAGATGCTCCTATTTCTGTGCAGTCTATGACATTTTCAAAGACAAAAGATATCGCTGCTACACTTGAGCAGATAAATAGACTATACTTCGCAGGAGCAAACATAGTGCGTTGTGCTGTGTTAGATCACGAAGACGCAAAAGCACTTAAAGAGATAAAAAAACAAAGTCCATTGCCTATAGTTTCTGATATACACTTTAACTACCGCCTTGCGTTAGAGGTTGCTCCTTTTGTGGATGCTGTGCGTATAAATCCTGGAAATATAGGCGGAAAAGAGAGAATAAAAGCCGTAGTTGATGCGTGCAAAGAAAGAAAAATACCTATAAGAATAGGCGTAAATTGGGGCTCTTTAGAAAAGCAGTTTGAAGAAAAATACGGAAGAAATGTTGAGGCTATGATAGAATCTGGACTATATAACATAAAGTTATTAGAAGATTTTGATTTTAATGATATTGCAATATCATTAAAAAGCTCAGACACAGTTCAAACAGTCGCAGCTTATAGAAAATTAAGACCGCTTGTAGATTATCCATTCCATCTTGGTGTAACAGAAGCTGGAACCAAATTTCACGCAACCATAAAAAGTGCTATGGCTCTTGGCTCACTTTTAATGGAAGGTATCGGGGATACAATGCGTGTTTCTATAACTGGCGAACTTGAAGAGGAGATAAAAGTAGCAAAAGCTATACTTCAAGATAGTGGCAGGCAACAAAGCGGTATAAATATAATCTCTTGTCCAACTTGTGGGCGTTTGCAAAGCGATTTAGTAAGTGTTGTAAAAATGGTAGAAGAAAAAACAGCACACATAAAAGAACCTTTAAATGTCTCAGTGATGGGATGTGTTGTAAATGCACTTGGTGAAGCAAAAGGAGCCGATGTAGCGATAGCTTTTGGAAAAGATGGCGGACTTGTGATAAGACATGGTGAAATAGTAGCAAAAATGCCACAAGATAAAATTCTTGATAAATTTTTAGATGAATTAAACGATGAGATAAAGATAAGAAATGGCAAATGA
- a CDS encoding ComEC/Rec2 family competence protein — translation MSTISLFQKRREIAIFSFVCIFIFIANVTFSYTEFINLKSKDKIFTNGQILASYLKTNNKNRTYRVLKIKTDYGKIYTTINKNSTIKSNDMLHFGFYTKNIKFKDYLKGTFYAPSFARKITSVSNNISTKLSNLIKSQHSNEKMGEFYSALFLATPISKELREDVYFWGISHLVAISGYHAGIIFSFSFIIFLPIYKFFQNRHFPYRNSKFDISIAVFTLLCFYLYLINFVPSFFRSVLMGLIGFYFISRNLKIFNFQTLFLTAMIAICIFPSLIFSIGFYFSMLGVFYIYLYINHFYHKFPLWINLIFLNIWTFLAMVIPVLYFFPLLSFQQLFVVPLTAIFGVFYPLSVFAHLCGYGDFLDFVLINFSSIRLEYTMVKIQSWQFYALNLLSLIAIRYKFVAVFVVLFGILPFFTLI, via the coding sequence TTGAGTACTATTTCTCTTTTTCAAAAAAGAAGAGAAATAGCCATTTTTTCATTTGTTTGCATATTTATTTTTATAGCAAATGTTACTTTTAGTTATACTGAGTTTATAAATTTAAAATCCAAAGATAAAATTTTTACAAATGGTCAAATTTTAGCCTCATACTTAAAAACAAATAACAAAAATAGAACTTATAGAGTTTTAAAGATTAAAACAGATTATGGCAAAATTTACACAACTATAAATAAAAACAGCACTATAAAATCAAATGATATGCTACATTTTGGATTTTATACAAAAAATATCAAATTTAAAGACTATTTAAAAGGCACGTTTTACGCACCAAGTTTTGCAAGAAAAATCACTAGCGTATCAAATAATATCTCAACAAAACTCTCAAATTTAATTAAATCACAACATAGTAATGAAAAAATGGGTGAATTTTACTCAGCACTATTTTTAGCAACACCTATTAGCAAAGAATTAAGAGAAGATGTGTATTTTTGGGGAATTTCGCATCTTGTTGCCATAAGTGGATACCACGCTGGCATAATATTTTCTTTTTCATTTATAATATTTTTACCAATTTATAAATTTTTTCAAAATAGGCATTTTCCATATAGAAATTCCAAATTTGACATAAGCATAGCAGTTTTTACACTGCTTTGTTTTTATCTTTATTTAATTAATTTTGTGCCGTCATTTTTTAGATCTGTTTTAATGGGGTTAATAGGCTTTTATTTTATAAGTAGAAATTTAAAAATCTTTAATTTTCAAACACTATTTCTAACAGCTATGATAGCTATTTGCATATTTCCATCGTTAATTTTTTCAATCGGCTTTTATTTTTCTATGCTTGGAGTTTTTTACATATATCTTTACATAAATCACTTTTATCATAAATTTCCACTTTGGATAAATTTGATATTTCTAAACATATGGACATTTTTAGCTATGGTTATACCGGTATTATACTTTTTTCCACTACTAAGCTTTCAGCAACTCTTCGTAGTGCCGCTAACTGCAATTTTTGGAGTTTTTTATCCATTAAGTGTATTTGCTCATTTATGTGGTTATGGGGATTTTTTAGATTTTGTTTTAATAAATTTTTCTTCTATCAGGCTTGAATACACTATGGTAAAAATACAATCTTGGCAATTTTATGCCCTAAATTTACTCTCATTAATCGCCATTAGATACAAATTCGTCGCTGTTTTTGTCGTTTTGTTCGGAATTTTGCCATTTTTTACTCTTATCTAA